The sequence TTGAAGTGCATAAAGCGCTTGGGCCGGGCTTGCTTGAGCATGTTTACGAAGTCTGCTTTTGCCATGAACTAAAGAAACGAAACTGGACTTACGTCCGGCAGGTAGCATTGCCGATCGTTTACGACGGCATTACCTTCAACGATGCCCTTCGCCTTGATGTGCTGGTCGAAGACTTGGTGATCTGCGAACTCAAAGCTGTTGAAACAATGCTCCCCGTTTATGAGGCCCAACTCTTGAGCCAATTAAAATTGAGCGGCAAGCGACTCGGCTTCCTCATTAACTTCAACGTGCCGCTGATCAAACACGGCATCAAACGCATCATCCTATAAAAACTCTTCGTGCAACTTCGCACCTTCGTGCCTTCGTGGTGAATTCACTATGCCCAAAAAAACCTCTGCTCCGCCAAATGAACTAAGCTTTGAAAAAGCGTTCGCCGAACTGGAAGCCATCGTCGCCAAACTGGAGTCGGGCCAACTGTCGCTCGACGAGGCGCTGGCCTGGTTCGAGCGCGGGCAGGCGCTGGCCGCCCAGTGCAGTAGCTTGCTCGACGCCGCCGAACTCAAAGTAAAACAATTGTCGCCCGGCGGCGATCTGGAAGACATCGAACCCTTCGGCGCTGAGGAAAGCTGACCGTGCCCCAACTCGCCGCCCTGTTCCAAAATGATCCGCTACTCGCCGCTGTGGCCGCCTGGAGTCTCGCCCAAATTATCAAAGTCCCGCTC comes from Chloroflexota bacterium and encodes:
- a CDS encoding GxxExxY protein; its protein translation is MRSNHPPLSVREEEIATAIVNSAFEVHKALGPGLLEHVYEVCFCHELKKRNWTYVRQVALPIVYDGITFNDALRLDVLVEDLVICELKAVETMLPVYEAQLLSQLKLSGKRLGFLINFNVPLIKHGIKRIIL
- the xseB gene encoding exodeoxyribonuclease VII small subunit, giving the protein MPKKTSAPPNELSFEKAFAELEAIVAKLESGQLSLDEALAWFERGQALAAQCSSLLDAAELKVKQLSPGGDLEDIEPFGAEES